The Devosia sp. A16 genome includes a window with the following:
- a CDS encoding acetyl-CoA carboxylase carboxyltransferase subunit alpha, with protein sequence MQSYLDFEKPVADLEGKIAELKSLATSDQAVSIDEEVTRLSARADEALVDIYKKLTPWQKTQVARHPQRPHFSDYVKSLITEWTPLAGDRKFAEDPALQAGFGRFNGQPVAILGQEKGSNTESRLKHNFGMARPEGYRKAVRIMDMADRFDIPLVSFVDTAGAYPGIGAEERGQAEAIARSTERCLELGVPNLAIIIGEGGSGGAIAIATANRVLMLENAIYSVISPEPGAAILFRDAARAPDMAAAQKITAPDLLALGVIDGIIAEPAGGAHRHHGEVMASTAKAISQFLADFPGTRGRLEVREHRRDKFLAIGTNLG encoded by the coding sequence ATGCAGTCTTATCTCGATTTCGAAAAGCCGGTCGCCGATCTCGAAGGCAAGATCGCCGAGCTCAAGTCCCTCGCCACGTCCGACCAGGCCGTGTCGATCGATGAAGAGGTGACGCGGCTCTCGGCCCGGGCCGACGAGGCGCTGGTCGATATCTACAAGAAGCTCACCCCCTGGCAGAAGACCCAGGTGGCGCGTCATCCGCAGCGCCCCCACTTCTCCGACTACGTGAAGTCGCTGATCACCGAGTGGACGCCGCTGGCCGGCGACCGCAAGTTTGCCGAGGATCCGGCGTTGCAGGCCGGCTTCGGCCGCTTCAACGGGCAGCCGGTGGCGATCCTGGGGCAGGAGAAGGGCTCCAATACCGAGAGCCGGCTGAAGCACAATTTCGGCATGGCGCGGCCCGAGGGTTACCGCAAGGCCGTGCGCATCATGGACATGGCCGACCGCTTCGACATTCCCCTGGTGTCGTTCGTCGATACCGCCGGCGCTTATCCGGGGATCGGCGCCGAAGAGCGCGGCCAGGCCGAGGCGATCGCGCGTTCGACCGAGCGCTGCCTCGAGCTGGGTGTGCCCAACCTCGCGATCATCATCGGCGAGGGCGGCTCGGGCGGCGCAATCGCCATCGCCACCGCCAACCGGGTGCTGATGCTCGAGAACGCCATCTACTCGGTGATCTCGCCGGAGCCGGGCGCCGCCATCCTGTTCCGCGACGCGGCCCGGGCTCCCGATATGGCCGCGGCGCAGAAAATCACCGCTCCCGATCTGCTCGCGCTGGGGGTGATCGACGGCATCATTGCCGAGCCCGCCGGTGGCGCGCACCGCCACCACGGGGAGGTAATGGCCTCGACCGCCAAGGCGATCAGTCAGTTCCTCGCCGATTTCCCCGGCACCCGGGGTCGGCTGGAGGTGCGAGAGCACAGGCGCGACAAATTCCTCGCCATCGGCACCAATTTGGGTTGA